Proteins encoded within one genomic window of Calonectris borealis chromosome 1, bCalBor7.hap1.2, whole genome shotgun sequence:
- the RNASEH2B gene encoding ribonuclease H2 subunit B isoform X3: MHGAKQRPADAHPGQWVLIAPEAATDPPKTPDSEPLFTKLRNPSTGEATLYLFNSGAQQLFEVKAFHEEYRSWFIGQTVQQDGRLLFVTPMDPLFLILYYLIKADKEQGKFQPLSQVVLDSEYPSCPLLLKCADVKQYLHHVTEEKEIGSQKFHKYSQEKTLKWLKKKVNQTVKALKSNNISVGERVHAATFISGKQTTDTKEDYVRYAHGLISEYIPEDLSKELLKYLGLPEVKSPVPEPPLKMPAQRRAKKK; encoded by the exons aGGCTGCTACTGACCCCCCTAAGACACCTGACAGCGAACCTTTATTTACAAAACTGCGCAATCCGAGCACAG GGGAAGCAACCCTTTACTTATTCAATAGTGGTGCACAGCAGCTGTTTGAAGTAAAAGCTTTTCATGAAGAATATCGTTCCTGGTTTATAGGTCAGACTGTTCAACAAG ATGGGCGCCTGCTGTTTGTTACACCAATGGACCCCTTATTTCTGATACTTTACTACCTCATAAAGGCAGACAAGGAG CAAGGAAAGTTCCAGCCACTCAGTCAAGTTGTGCTGGACTCAGAGTACCCCAGCTGCCCATTGCTGCTGAAGTGTGCAGATGTTAAACAGTACCTACATcatgtaacagaagaaaaag agaTTGGCAGTCAGAAATTCCACAAATACAGCCAAGAGAAGACACTGAAGTGGTTAAAGAAAAAG GTCAATCAAACAGTGAAAGCACTTAAAAGCAACAATATATCTGTAGGTGAAAGGGTACATGCAGCTACATTTATCAGCGGTAAACAGACCACAGATACTAAAGAAG ACTATGTACGGTATGCCCATGGGTTAATATCAGAATATATTCCTGAAGATCTGAGTAAGGAGTTGTTAAAGTACTTAGG GCTCCCAGAAGTTAAAAGCCCCGTACCAGAGCCACCATTGAAG atGCCTGCGCAAAGACgtgcaaagaagaaataa
- the RNASEH2B gene encoding ribonuclease H2 subunit B isoform X2: MHGAKQRPADAHPGQWVLIAPEAATDPPKTPDSEPLFTKLRNPSTGEATLYLFNSGAQQLFEVKAFHEEYRSWFIGQTVQQDGRLLFVTPMDPLFLILYYLIKADKEQGKFQPLSQVVLDSEYPSCPLLLKCADVKQYLHHVTEEKEIGSQKFHKYSQEKTLKWLKKKVNQTVKALKSNNISVGERVHAATFISGKQTTDTKEDYVRYAHGLISEYIPEDLSKELLKYLGLPEVKSPVPEPPLKKRKLSDVPVEAEDDYTKFNSKNLKTKKANSKMSAAQKALAKVDKSGMKSISTFFSSKPRASK, encoded by the exons aGGCTGCTACTGACCCCCCTAAGACACCTGACAGCGAACCTTTATTTACAAAACTGCGCAATCCGAGCACAG GGGAAGCAACCCTTTACTTATTCAATAGTGGTGCACAGCAGCTGTTTGAAGTAAAAGCTTTTCATGAAGAATATCGTTCCTGGTTTATAGGTCAGACTGTTCAACAAG ATGGGCGCCTGCTGTTTGTTACACCAATGGACCCCTTATTTCTGATACTTTACTACCTCATAAAGGCAGACAAGGAG CAAGGAAAGTTCCAGCCACTCAGTCAAGTTGTGCTGGACTCAGAGTACCCCAGCTGCCCATTGCTGCTGAAGTGTGCAGATGTTAAACAGTACCTACATcatgtaacagaagaaaaag agaTTGGCAGTCAGAAATTCCACAAATACAGCCAAGAGAAGACACTGAAGTGGTTAAAGAAAAAG GTCAATCAAACAGTGAAAGCACTTAAAAGCAACAATATATCTGTAGGTGAAAGGGTACATGCAGCTACATTTATCAGCGGTAAACAGACCACAGATACTAAAGAAG ACTATGTACGGTATGCCCATGGGTTAATATCAGAATATATTCCTGAAGATCTGAGTAAGGAGTTGTTAAAGTACTTAGG GCTCCCAGAAGTTAAAAGCCCCGTACCAGAGCCACCATTGAAG aaaaggaaattatcaGATGTCCCTGTGGAAGCAGAAGACGACTATACTAAGTTTAACAGCAAGAATCTGAAAACCAAAAAG GCAAACAGCAAGATGTCTGCAGCACAGAAGGCTCTGGCCAAAGTTGATAAGAGTGGAATGAAATCCATTTCTACTTTCTTCAGCTCCAAACCTAGAGCATCAAAATAA
- the RNASEH2B gene encoding ribonuclease H2 subunit B isoform X1, with product MHGAKQRPADAHPGQWVLIAPEAATDPPKTPDSEPLFTKLRNPSTGEATLYLFNSGAQQLFEVKAFHEEYRSWFIGQTVQQDGRLLFVTPMDPLFLILYYLIKADKEQQGKFQPLSQVVLDSEYPSCPLLLKCADVKQYLHHVTEEKEIGSQKFHKYSQEKTLKWLKKKVNQTVKALKSNNISVGERVHAATFISGKQTTDTKEDYVRYAHGLISEYIPEDLSKELLKYLGLPEVKSPVPEPPLKKRKLSDVPVEAEDDYTKFNSKNLKTKKANSKMSAAQKALAKVDKSGMKSISTFFSSKPRASK from the exons aGGCTGCTACTGACCCCCCTAAGACACCTGACAGCGAACCTTTATTTACAAAACTGCGCAATCCGAGCACAG GGGAAGCAACCCTTTACTTATTCAATAGTGGTGCACAGCAGCTGTTTGAAGTAAAAGCTTTTCATGAAGAATATCGTTCCTGGTTTATAGGTCAGACTGTTCAACAAG ATGGGCGCCTGCTGTTTGTTACACCAATGGACCCCTTATTTCTGATACTTTACTACCTCATAAAGGCAGACAAGGAG CAGCAAGGAAAGTTCCAGCCACTCAGTCAAGTTGTGCTGGACTCAGAGTACCCCAGCTGCCCATTGCTGCTGAAGTGTGCAGATGTTAAACAGTACCTACATcatgtaacagaagaaaaag agaTTGGCAGTCAGAAATTCCACAAATACAGCCAAGAGAAGACACTGAAGTGGTTAAAGAAAAAG GTCAATCAAACAGTGAAAGCACTTAAAAGCAACAATATATCTGTAGGTGAAAGGGTACATGCAGCTACATTTATCAGCGGTAAACAGACCACAGATACTAAAGAAG ACTATGTACGGTATGCCCATGGGTTAATATCAGAATATATTCCTGAAGATCTGAGTAAGGAGTTGTTAAAGTACTTAGG GCTCCCAGAAGTTAAAAGCCCCGTACCAGAGCCACCATTGAAG aaaaggaaattatcaGATGTCCCTGTGGAAGCAGAAGACGACTATACTAAGTTTAACAGCAAGAATCTGAAAACCAAAAAG GCAAACAGCAAGATGTCTGCAGCACAGAAGGCTCTGGCCAAAGTTGATAAGAGTGGAATGAAATCCATTTCTACTTTCTTCAGCTCCAAACCTAGAGCATCAAAATAA